In Trichomycterus rosablanca isolate fTriRos1 chromosome 2, fTriRos1.hap1, whole genome shotgun sequence, the genomic window AGATCTAAGTAGTTTCAGAGAGGGGGCGCTAAAGATCACACTGGATGTTCTGAAGATCATGAACCAGACAGACCTCGCTAACACCCTGCAGAGGAGTAAGAGACCAACATACTTACATTATTAATTTCTTTACCATTAGATGAACAAACTCTTCCATATTCATCTTGGTTCTAGAATCATCTATACTTTTGATTAgtcattacattatattataaaacattttatgacCATTAGGTACTTGATATTAGATGAGAATTCTAACTATGGTATTGGTCACTACATCTCTACAAATAAACCAATTATAATCATAGAGGTTTATACttataaacagaaaataatttatatacaaacctattatttattacaataataaattatatactgtGTTTATTGATAATGCAGTAAAATATTAATCATCATCTTCTGTTTATTAGAACTATTAGTCTCTGTATATCAGAAAAAACTCAAATCCAATCTGAGAGAGAAATGTAAAAGAATCAGTGAAGGAATCTCCCAGCATGGAAGCTCAGCACTTCTGAATAAGATCTTCACAGAGCTCTACATCACAGAGGGTTGGAGTGAAGGCGTCAATGATGAACATGAGGTCAGACAGATTGAAACGGCATCCAGGAGACCAGCAGTACAGGAGATTCCCATCAAATGCAACGACCTCTTTAAAGACACGTccatcagaactgtgctgactaaaggaatcgctggaattggaaaaacagtctcagtgcagaagttcattctggacTGGGCTGAAGGAAAAGCCAATCAGGACGTTGTCTTCATATTTCCActtccttttagagagctgaaCTTGATGAAGCAGGACAATCTCAGTCTGATGGAACTTCTTCATCAGTTTTTCCCAGAAGTGAAAGGTCTGCCATCATTAGACTGTGATGCTTATAAAGTTTTGTTCATctttgatggtctggatgagtgtcgacttcctctagattttcaaaataatgagcGATTGTGTAACATAACAAAGTCAGTAAAAATGGATGTGCTGCTGACAAACCTCATCAAGGGGAACCTGCTTCCCTCTGCTCACCTCTGGATCACCACTCGACCaggagcagccaatcagatccctCCTGAGTGTGTAGCCCAGGTAACAGAGGTACGAGGGTTCAGTAATCCTCAGAAAGAGGAGTACTTCAAGAAGAGGATCAGTGATGAGAACCTGGCCAGAAAAATCATCACTCACATGAAGTCATCAAGAAGCCTttacatcatgtgtcacattccagtCTTCTGCTGGATCTCAGCCTCTGTTCTAGAGAGAATTCTGGGTGGAGCCGAGGGGAAAGAGatccccaaaactctgactcaaatgttcacttactttctGATCTTTCAGATAAAACACAAGGAACAAAAGTACCATGGGAAATCTGACCCTGATCCACACCAGACCAGTGAGATGATACTGTCACTGGGAAAACTGGCCTTCCAACAGATGGATAAAAGAAACCTGATCTTCTATAAAGAAGATCTGACAGAATGTGGCATCAATGTTAAAAACACATCAGTGTACTTAGGAGTCTGTACCCAGATCTTCAAAAAAGAGGCTGGTCTGCACCTGGGTCAGgtcttcagctttgtgcacctgaGTGTTCAGGAGTTTCTGGCTGCTTTATATGTGTTTCTCACCTTcatcaacaaaaacagaaatgtgctgGTGATACAAAACACTGGACTATTTAACATCTTTAGAAGCTATACAAACATGTCTGACTTTCTGAAGAGTGCAGTGGACAAGGCCTTACAGAGTAAGAATGGACACCTGGATCTTTTCCTCCGCTTCCTCCTGGGTCTCTCACTGGAGTCCAATCAGACTCTCTTACGAGGCCTACTGACACAAACAGGAAGTAGCTCTTACAACAAAGAGGAAACAGTCAGGTACATCAAGAAGAAGATCAGTGAGAATCCCTCTCCAGagaaatccatcaatctgttccactgtctgaatgaactgaacGATGATTCTCTAGTGCAGGAAGTCCAACAATACCTGAACAGAGAAGGTTCTCTTCATCACGATAGACACCGTCTGTCTCCTGCTCAGTGGTCGgctctggtgtttgtgttgctgaacTCAGATCAGAAGCTGGATGAGTTTTATTTGAGGAAATATTATCCATCACATGAAGGTCTTCTGAAGCTCCTGCCAGTGGTGAAAGAATCAAGAAAAGCTGAGTgagtcatttatttacatttgattcatgagtttatcacttaaacattaataattagATTTACGAAACTGAGAAGTTGCTAAACTAGTGTTGCAGTCTGATCTCAAAATGTGTCTgaaattaacatttatttagtaacattaaaataataatgctgtTTTTTACACCACCTACTAACTTGCACTCTGCTAATTATGCAGAGTAGGGATTTAACCATACACTCCACCCATGATGCGATGTGATTCACAATACTGAGTTCACGATACATTTTTCTTaccaattttttaaacaaaataaaattgaagacaaattacacTACTCACAAAAAGTTCGGGATATTTGGCTTTCTGGTGAAATTGATGGAAAAGGTCAAAAGTTCACGCTACAGTGATATTATATCATGAAAGTCGAGCATTTAAGTAGAAGCGTGCGATGGTGATTTCCTCATCTCAAACTATTTATTGAAACAAAAGCCAACAACAGTGGTGGGTATACCCCAACAAAACATCTCAATGTCTCAATAACTTGTCATGTGCCCTTGAGCATCAATTACAGCTTGACAACGACGTCTCATGCTGTTCACAAGTCGACTTATGGTCTGCTGAGGCGTGGCATCCCACTCTTCTTGAAGGGTGGCCCTCAGGTCATTGAGGTTCTGGGGTACAGAGTTATGAGCCTCTACACGGCGACTCAGCTGATCCCAGAGGTTttctatgggattcaggtctggagaaaGTGCAGGCCACTCCATTTGAGGTACTCCAGTCTCCAGCAGCCGTTCCCTAATGATGCCACCTCCATGAGCTGGAGCATTGTCGTCCATGAAGATGAAATTAGGCCTGTGTTGTTCATGCAGAGGCACAATGACTGGATTAATGATGTTATTCAAGTAGTATGGGCTTGTTACAAAGTGTGGGGCAGTTCTGTATCGACTAGACACACCTGCCCACActgtaacaccaccaccaccaaaggCTCGTCTGGTGATAACAGTGGCTGATGCATAGCACTCTCCTTGACGTCTCCAACATCGTTGGCGGCCATCATTTCTGCTCAGCGTGAATGGACTTTCATCAGTGAACAGCACTGAGGCCCACTGGTCCCTCGTCCAGCGTAAATGCTCCCGTAAATGACGCCTGTGCCTGGTGGTGTGGTCAGGAACCCTTGCAGGTCGTCCAGCACACAGACCACACTGATGTAAACAGTTTCGAATGGTCTGACGTGACACTTGGGGTCCTCTCACCTCCCTTAAATGTGCCTGGAGTCGTGTGGCATTCATCATCCGGTTCCTCAGGGCACTGTTCACAATGAAGCGGTCATCAGTGTGGAATGTGGCCAAAGGACGTCCACTCCTATGCCTTTCTGTGACTCTTCCAGTCTCTCTGTATCTCTGTAGCAACCTGCTGATGACACTCTGTGACACTCTAAGCTCAGCGGCCACTTCCGTCTGAGAACATCCTGTTTGAAGCCTCACAATGGTGAGATACTGTTGATCAATTGTTAGGTGTCGTCTTGGTCTCATGATGTCAGAATGTGAACAGCATGATGAGGAGGACGGTTTAAATAccaattctttaaaaataataaactggtGAAGTTTAGTAATAAAGAgagaaatacattaataatagacgatctttgtacataaagaCTCTCATGTTAGTATgaaggggcgctcaggtggtgcagcagtaaagtacactgGTTTACTTttgctgagatctgaggatgTTAGCATGGAGTGAATTTATCTGACCACTTCATACTGGTCAGGACCATGGTGGATCCAGTGCTACTCTAAAACACTTCCATGGAAGTAGGAACACACCCtggtgtctcacacacacacacacacagtcagtctCATCTATGTTTCAGGATGGAGACAGAAAtaaatttatcatttataatcaGCGGGTAACATTGTATTAATTCTCAGTCGCTACATGGCTATAGTTAGCACTTGGACTGTGTACAAATGTGAAGCTCCGCCCCTTTGTAAATCAGTACAGTTCAGCAGTCCTGCTATTGgttgattcatcagtttaactgCTTTCACTTTTATCTACAATGTAgtctgatctgattatttctctccaggttgtgggATTGTTctctaacagaggaaagttgtgaagttctgtcctcagttctcagtttaaactcctccagtctgaaacatctgaacctgagtaacaatgaactgaaggattcaggagtgaagctgctctctgctggactggagaatcaacactgtacactggagatactgtggtaAGATCTTCAccttcacactgtagatacagaagatctttGTAGACTGAAGACTGATGTTCAGTGCAGTTGGGCAGCAGGTTTCTGTGAGGTGAAACTCGTTCACCTGACTTACTGTTAGAATTAACAcacatattaaacattattatttcatATCTACACTTGATGAATTGGTCGGCCATGTTGGAAAAAGTGTTTACATCACAACTCAGTTTATGTTACATCatcataaatgttaaatgtgtcCGACTTTAGCTTCTGATACACAGGGGGGTCATGTGGTGCCTTTTGGTGAAGAATTATCTTTTCCCTTAAgatcccccccccacacacacacactcacacacacacactcacacacactctcacacactcacactcactctcacacacacacactcactcacacacacactcactcacacacacacacactcacacacacactcacacacacactcactcacacacacactcactctcacacacacacactcactcacacacacactcactcacacacacacacactcacacacacactcacacacacactcactcacacacacactcacactcacacacacacacacactcacacacactcactcacacacacactcactctcacacacacacactcactcacacacacactcactcacacacacacacactcacacacacactcacacacacactcactcacacacacactcacactcacacacacacacactcacacacacacactcacacacacactcacacacacactcactcacacacacacacacacactcacacacactcacacacactcacactcactcacacacactcacactcacacacacacactcacactcacacacactcacacacactcacactcactcacacacactcactctcacacacacacactcactcacacacacactcactcacacacacacacactcacacacacactcacacacacactcactcacacacacactcacactcacacacacacacactcacacacacacactcacacacacactcacacacacactcactcacacacacactcacactcacacacacacacactcacacacacacactcacacacacactcactcacacacacacacacactcacacacactcacacacactcacactcactcacacacactcacactcactcacacacacacactcacttacacacacacacacacactcacacacactcacacacactcacactcactcacacacacacacactcactcacacacacacacacacacacactcacacacacactcactcacacacactcacacacactcacactcactcacacacacacacacacacacactcactcacacacacacacacactcacacacacactcactcacacacacacacactcacacacacacactcacacacacactcactcacacacacactcacacacactcacacacacacacactcacactcactctcacacacacacacacacacacacactcacacacacacactcacacacacactcactcacacacacactcaaactcaaactcaaaagaagctttattggcatgacaaataatgacattcgtattgccaaagcaagttacagggaaatataaacaataaaaataagaaagaacaaaaatatacagaacagttacatgtgcaaaaaatatagaatagaataaaatattaataaaaacagtgcaaaataataacaataaaaagtataatatttacaataatgaggtagtaaaacaatcagtttgtgtgtgtgtgtgtgtgtgtgtgtgtgtgtgagtgtgtgtgtgtatgagacatggtcacccactgtccctcacctggtggcaggtgtgagtatagagtgctgctagtgtgcagctctctctgtgctcccccagtaggtggggcagtttgtcgaggtctgggagggaggtgaagttggggatgatgttattaaatttagggaagaattgggagcggacgtggtggtacttggtacaccgggtgaggaagtgcagctccgtctctactgtactgagagtgcagtgctggcacaacctctcctcccggggcagccaggaccgggtgtgtcgccccgtctccacggccaggtcgtg contains:
- the LOC134300605 gene encoding NACHT, LRR and PYD domains-containing protein 3-like, which gives rise to MDKLSVGTSGGTEELPVCYSSVMEGTRPDSPKPSCVSMKSDRSMDPPLHFKGGGCSTDLRTQKKKLNVTYQLESIFKELELKVISMLKNELNKFKKLLNEDYPACSEQEVKDVEDLSSFREGALKITLDVLKIMNQTDLANTLQRKLLVSVYQKKLKSNLREKCKRISEGISQHGSSALLNKIFTELYITEGWSEGVNDEHEVRQIETASRRPAVQEIPIKCNDLFKDTSIRTVLTKGIAGIGKTVSVQKFILDWAEGKANQDVVFIFPLPFRELNLMKQDNLSLMELLHQFFPEVKGLPSLDCDAYKVLFIFDGLDECRLPLDFQNNERLCNITKSVKMDVLLTNLIKGNLLPSAHLWITTRPGAANQIPPECVAQVTEVRGFSNPQKEEYFKKRISDENLARKIITHMKSSRSLYIMCHIPVFCWISASVLERILGGAEGKEIPKTLTQMFTYFLIFQIKHKEQKYHGKSDPDPHQTSEMILSLGKLAFQQMDKRNLIFYKEDLTECGINVKNTSVYLGVCTQIFKKEAGLHLGQVFSFVHLSVQEFLAALYVFLTFINKNRNVLVIQNTGLFNIFRSYTNMSDFLKSAVDKALQSKNGHLDLFLRFLLGLSLESNQTLLRGLLTQTGSSSYNKEETVRYIKKKISENPSPEKSINLFHCLNELNDDSLVQEVQQYLNREGSLHHDRHRLSPAQWSALVFVLLNSDQKLDEFYLRKYYPSHEGLLKLLPVVKESRKAELWDCSLTEESCEVLSSVLSLNSSSLKHLNLSNNELKDSGVKLLSAGLENQHCTLEILWLWNCSLTEESCEVLSSVLSLNSSSLKHLNLNNNKLKDSGVKLLSAGLENPHCTLEILELDGCSLTEESCEVLSSVLSLNSSSLKHLILSYNELKDSGVKLLSAGLENPHCTLEILELWSCRITDKGFTALASALKSNPSSRLRELKLTYNNPGESGVKLLKDLEVDPQCNLKKLQNLE